A single genomic interval of Oncorhynchus tshawytscha isolate Ot180627B linkage group LG15, Otsh_v2.0, whole genome shotgun sequence harbors:
- the LOC112214567 gene encoding astrocytic phosphoprotein PEA-15 gives MSEYSSLLSDLSENITNEDLDQLKSACKEDITEDQSNTITSSKEWFNYLEKNEKLAQDNLSYIEHIFEISRRPDLLTRVIEYRTTVLKISEDDEIDTKLTRIPSAKKYKDIIRQPSEDEIIKLAPPPKKV, from the exons ATGTCGGAGTACAGCTCTTTGCTCAGTGACCTGTCTGAGAACATCACCAACGAGGACTTGGACCAACTCAAGTCAGCCTGCAAGGAGGACATCACAGAGGACCAGAGCAACACAATCACCTCCTCCAAGGAGTGGTTCAACTACCTGGAGAAAAACGAAAAGCTGGcacagg ATAACCTGTCGTACATCGAGCACATCTTTGAGATCTCACGACGACCAGACCTGCTGACCCGGGTCATTGAGTATCGCACCACCGTACTCAAGATCTCTGAGGACGACGAGATCGACACCAAGCTCACACGCATCCCCTCTGCCAAGAAATAcaaag ataTCATTCGCCAACCCTCTGAAGACGAGATCATCAAGTTGGCCCCTCCCCCTAAAAAAGTGTGA